The Chitinophaga caeni genome segment CTAGTATCGGGTACATGGATTATAACGTTGGTTTATTATATAACGGTTTAGTGGGCGAGTCATCGAATTTGTATATCGGTGCATCGTATTATCACTTTACAGAGCCTGTTGAATCCTTTCTCGATAAATCTAGCAGCAACCGGTTAAGCAGTCGCTATACTGTCCATGCAGGGGGTTCATTCCCGGTTATGGAAAACAACCGCGTGTATTTAAGCGCTTACCATATGCGCCAAAATACGGCAACGGAAACGTCGATCGGCGGCGCCTTCGGATTTTTGGTGAATGGCATTCCGGAGCAACCGACCATGTTCTACCTGGGAGCTTGGTACCGTTATAAAGATGCTTTTAATCCTTATGTTGGGCTGGAAGTGAAGAACTTTCAAGTGGGTCTCAGTTATGATTTGAACGTTTCAACTTTGAGGGCTGCATCTAATTATCGCGGTGGTATGGAGTTGTCCGTGATTTATATTCACAGAACGGATCAGAATCGCCAATACCGCACGCTCTGCCCAAGATTCTAATAATAAATTTACTGGAAACATATTCGAACCGCTTCTGCATAGGGAAGCGGTTTTTTATTATACGCTAAGACCTTTCCCTTTACTACGCCAAGGGTTGTCCTTAATATAAAACCTGTACGGCAGGTAAGCATCATCCCCGGCATAATCTATTCCGACCCTGGTAGTTTCAACAATATCAGAATCGTCCAATACAATTTCCCTAGGTTCCACCCAGATTCTATTGCCCAATACATCTTGCCCCAATTCGTTTTTGGTAATGCCCAGCGCTTTTGTAAGTGTACCGGGGCCATTTGTCAAACTATAATCGAGCCTAAGTTTTCCCCTTCGTTCCAACATAACATCTATACCTTCTAATGGTTGAATAGCGCGAAGCATAACCCCTTGCGGGATACCAGGTTTATTAGTAATAATATTGAGTAGAAAATGGAGTCCATAGATTTGATAGACGTAGGCCACCCCGCCTTGTCCATACATGATCTCTGTGCGCGGTGTTCTTTTGTTATTATAAGCATGTGAAGCCCTATCGTTGATACCTGCGTAAGCCTCTGTATCTACGATCAAGCCCGTGGTAATCTTTCCTTGTAGCTTGGTAACAATTTTACATCCGAGTAAATCTTTTGCCACTTGTAA includes the following:
- a CDS encoding PorP/SprF family type IX secretion system membrane protein, producing the protein MKRVLLSLAIILITICAKAQDPHFTQFFASPLTLNPAFTGYFSGDFRIAGNYRSQWSSVTSPYVTGTVSADFGILKNSIPYTDTWGVGILALYDKTGSGALTTTYAAISTAYHKGLDVDGNHTLGLGVQMALVNKRIDQTKLIFENQIGNTGFDPSLPSGETIANPSIGYMDYNVGLLYNGLVGESSNLYIGASYYHFTEPVESFLDKSSSNRLSSRYTVHAGGSFPVMENNRVYLSAYHMRQNTATETSIGGAFGFLVNGIPEQPTMFYLGAWYRYKDAFNPYVGLEVKNFQVGLSYDLNVSTLRAASNYRGGMELSVIYIHRTDQNRQYRTLCPRF
- a CDS encoding DNA-3-methyladenine glycosylase, giving the protein MAKLNRSFYTRPDVLQVAKDLLGCKIVTKLQGKITTGLIVDTEAYAGINDRASHAYNNKRTPRTEIMYGQGGVAYVYQIYGLHFLLNIITNKPGIPQGVMLRAIQPLEGIDVMLERRGKLRLDYSLTNGPGTLTKALGITKNELGQDVLGNRIWVEPREIVLDDSDIVETTRVGIDYAGDDAYLPYRFYIKDNPWRSKGKGLSV